The following nucleotide sequence is from Mangifera indica cultivar Alphonso chromosome 1, CATAS_Mindica_2.1, whole genome shotgun sequence.
AGTTCAACATTCTCTGTACTTGGCATGTTTGTTACACAAATTGTGTATTTTGTAACGTTTTCGTGTTTCCGTATGAGAAGATAATTGTTCTGGAAATTCCGGTGTACATTAATAAAGATTTGTTCATTGAGGATTGGTGTGAGAATGAAGGTTTTATATTATAAGCTGTCAACTCATTGCAATCCAATGAGCggaagaaaatatttaactgaAAACTTTTCTTTAAAGTCTATTTGTTAGGAAATGGGTGAAGCCACGGTCCATTGGCGCCAGCCGCATATGGTTACACATCACATTAGCAAAAGCCCTAAATctcattttgtttaatttcttccTATGCACCCCATTTTTTCACGTATAACTACCCAATTCTGAAATCCCACTTAGTTAAATCACTCATTGTGGAACCCAGTTTCGAAAATTTTTGTTGCATTGTTACAGTCTGAAAATAATGAGCCCCATTTCAATCTGATAACTGAGACAAAGTTAATGGGAAATAGTGGGCAATGTGGAAGGGGTTTTTATTAGGATTTTGACTAATTTAATGATTTGAAAACTTTGGGTGGAAGGAGTGGGTACTGCAATAACGAagagataataaattttaaaaagaaatataaaattttaggagttaaatattttatatatacaaaaataaaaaagtcccAAAGTCAAAGTCAAAGGTCAGCTAGCTCCCTTATCCACAACTGTTGTGtgtgaaatgatgaatttgTGTAACGCGAGGATAACAAATGTGAATGGTTTATCAGTTGCTTGTTGGTGGGGATGGAGTTATAAGTCTAGTCAAAACAGGAAAAAGAGAGCAAAGCATCTGCTAGGAAAGGAGAAATGGTGAATcatattataaacaaataaagatattaattaaaaaataaaggaaaatgatgagaagtataaaaataaagaagaattgGTGTAGAGATAATGTATGAAATATGTGGGAAAAGAAGAATCGAACaagagatttaaaaataataaaaatatacaaatatatttttagtacttaatttgagtatataaataatacattattatgtgaatagataattttaaattaaatataaaataatatttagtcatataataatatataatttatataatcaaattatatatcataaatatatattgataatattacttatttaatatgttaataatagtcaaaactgaaatttatatatgatgaaaattttgacaaatccTAGTTTGCAAtagactaatatatattaattttttttcttataaaaaattgaatgaaaaatttgtAAGGAAGCTCcccaaagagaaaaaataattgactTGTCTCTACTGATTTGTCATCGAGTTGCAGTGGAgtaacatatattattttttattttctaaaaaatttaatgaaaaaattgggGCAAATGACCGccgaagggaaaaaaaattatatagtaaGCCTATGCGATGGCATAAGGATCGCAATAGGAggattagatattttattttttatttcttaaaaaaaattaaatgaaaaaattgtgaaaaatgttccaccaaagagaaaaaaattattgactACACACCTGCTGATATGCAGTCAAATTTCCTTTCGAGCTCATGAATGCGATTCTCAATAGTGGTTAGTCTAATATGTCTGCTTAGAAATATTGTCCTTTGAAGGAAAACGCTACGACTCTTGATCTTCTTagcattattaatttaattgaaaaccagaatttttaaaatggcacttttcataacttataattactaaaatatagtaactaaaatatctttatagATTCAACACATACTATAGAAATGTATAGaagttgtcaaaaaaaaaaaagccaaagcACTTTTTCCCACCCGAGGTTTAgtataaactcaaattcatacttaccaatttttaaaaatctaaatacccacttttctgttaaattttagtattattatcaggggtaaaattatcatttaaaaattttatttaaactcatattttaatattatccttaagttttgaaatatttatttttactttataatctcatatttttcaagtttaaaaacagACTTCACCCCTCCAAGTCTAGTTTTaactccaatttttttttttcattacaatTGCCCCCCaactttctaaaatatttcagtTTCCCCCTCAGTTTCAAGATCTAATCTTTGACGACCATCTGTCATCTTCAGTTGTTGGCTCTCTCCCTCCTGCCTTCCCTCTCCCTCCCCTCTTCAACCCTCCCTTCTTTGACAAACAAAATTATCTTCATCTTAGATGAAGATAAATGGTCTTATCTTCGTCTGAGACGAAAACGACTAGTCTTGGTGAGATGAAGACTCATTGGAGGAGTCTTCATCAGATGAAGATGGCATGTCTTAGATGAAGACCGTTCACATGAAGATGATTTTAGAGGGAGAGGGAAGGTGGGAGAGAGAGAGTCAGTGGTTGGATATGGTGGATAGTCATCAGAGATCAGATCTAGAAACTGAGGGAGAGAGAAGAggtaaaactaaaatattttagaaagttGAGGGGGCGACTGTAATGGGAAAAAAGATGAGAGTTTAAAACCATAGACTTGGGGGGTGGGGGGAAAGTCAATTTTTAACTTGGAAAATATAAGGGTaggagacaaaaataaatatttcaaaacttaaggataatcctaaaatatgagtttaaataaagtttttaaatgacgattttgtcTTAAATGAAAACTGtttagacaaagatgatttcgGAGGGAGAGGAAGGTGGGAAAGAGAGAGTCGGTTGTTGGAGATAGTGGATAGTCATCGGAGATTAGATCTAGAAACTGAGGGAGAGAGAAgaggtaaaattaaaatattttagaaagttGGGGGTGGGGGGCGACTGTAATGGGAAAAAAGATGAGAGTCTAAAACCTTAGACTTGGGGGGTAGGGGGaaagtcagtttttaaacttgaaaaatataagggtaggggacaaaaataaatatttcaaaatttgagggtaatcctaaaatatgagtttaaataaaatttttaaataacaattttacttttaatagtaagaacaaaatttaataaatgaataagtatttgaaattttaaaggttAGCAGAAAcgattttgagtttgtattaaaccttggatgagaataaatctttttggcctaaaaataaatatgaactcTCAAACATTTTGTGTCTAgtaaacttaaaaatataactataaataGTCTTGATACAATCCAActgaaaatatcacaaaaacaTAAGCactgaaaataacaaaaatatccgCTTTCCCTTGCCCAGGCCAACTGACCCTCTTACATCACATACATCACTAGCACTTGTTACCAGTAAGGCACAAAAGTGTAGGATTGAGTGATAATCACTTAATAACTAATAGATTCTACTTAAACTTTTACTAAATTTCTATTTTGTCTTTAACTTAATCCATCATAACTTGGTTATTAACAGTACACGTTAAACTTTTTACTTAGATGATATGGATTTAATCACTTAGTTACTTAACTTGGAATTTCCTTTGGTCCCATAAGCATATCTTATGGGAACTTAGATGATAATATTTGAGTGAAAAccttgatttaaaatattttattataaaaagaaggataaaatatgaaaatgataacacatatatatttactttattcaagatataaattattcaagGAATACGAACGTGAACTTCGTGTTTCCaatacaaaaaacataaaataataaagtttaatttgtgAACTAAGAGGCCCCAAGTTAACCTCACCCAATTCTTATGATTCAGCGTTCTTCTAATTTTTGGCAACTTCtgcagaaaggaaaaaaaaaaaaaggataaatagAAATAAAGCATTATATTTATTACAAGCATTGATCACAAGcgtgatataaataaaaatcgtTGAAAAGCATAACAGGTATATTATCGATAGcacaaactaataaatttatttttttaaaaagaaaaaaattgtaattaaactCTACATCAAACAGACTTTAAGgtaaaatatttcaaagataTTGTTCAAGTCGGCCCTTTCGCAGGATGTAAAAGCTGTTAATGCATGTGAAAATAACTTAGGAGTTAAGACATGAAATCGCTTcctttagaaagaaaaagaaagtagcaTTAGGTCGATTCATCTTTCTTTAACACGTGACAAACATGGTAGTCAGTCAATTAAGAAAAGGCACCGAAAGCTAACGGAACTTCATTGAAGATTACATAATATTCCATGCTGACGTTTAGCATGTTACgtaacaaaatcaaacaaattaaatgtGAATATAGATGCTTATAAAAAGGAAACGGAACTTCGTTTCATTAAGTGAACATTCCAAATCTCTCTTTGTTCttgcttttatatattttgctCTTTTTAAATCCTCTATAATTCATCAAGAGAGAAGACAAATAGACATGGAGAATCATGAGGATACACAATCGTCAGGATCTGAGAAACATACAACCATTCATTGTTGTGCTGAGTCAGGGGATATTGATGCGTTTGAGAAGCTACTTCAGGATAACCCAGCTCTTCTGAATGAGAGAAATGCAATTGTAAgactatatattttttcaatttaatcgGTAGAGAAATGCATTAAATTTTGTCAGTTGGTTcgttaaaagttttttaagtAAGTGGTAGTAGAAAAAGGGTTTTGGATAAATTAAGAATTgcagattaattaatttagggaaattgaaatttttagccttattttaatccgtatatacatatatgccattcatttcaaaacttaaacaaatataccataacagTAATTTACTTTCCAAAATATCCCTCTTGAAATGACTTATgcagagattctctctttttctctgtaactttttatCTCTTCTTCCTCAGTTTTCAAGTGAGGAAGGAATCTTtgcaacatgaaaaaaataaattattaatggagGAAGACACGTGATTGAATAAAACCCataaaaaaaccattataaaatatttaatttggacacagggagggagagacaaaaattgctaaatttattaagaaaattaacatttgcTGCAAAAACTTCATAGTAAAATCATCTACACTTAGGTTAGTCTTGACTTAAGCCAGTatattaagtgttttttttatgaccaattgaaaatgaaataagtatgatAGATTTATGTTCATAACTTcatgtaaaaattaattttattatgattttatattgttagattgtttaatgctattattttttattgtttctattgtttaaagttgttataatattgtttaatattatagtgatagttataaaataccaaaatacagGTTAGAAAAAATTCTAGACGAAGAACAAGTTGATGTTAACGTCAACCCCCTAGGCCttagtgaatttatttatttatttttgttttcttctattgcactcaatttttttattttttatatttgtttattctaATTTGGTGCTATtgtgtgtattgtttttcttgttttgacaaacaattacataaaaaattataaaattgccattgtcatttttttctattttttttttcctttccttgatcaatttttgtacatcacttgatgatataaTAGTTTAATGTATTGTAAATACGTATGGATGAAGCTTGGTTGTATTAGTATTACATTTAGGGCTTAATTTGAaaacataagtaaaaaaaaaattaaaaaaatttcatagcaTTTAagactttcaaaaaaaaaatttaaaaagggttggcgtcttTAAAATGGAAATGGGTTGGCatgacgccaaccctttttatttacAATGAGGGTTCGCAATGACACCAACCCTTTTTttctagtaaattttttttctagtgaCGCCAACCTTTGCTTTTAACAAttagtaacttttttttttccagttaaacgCTAACCCTTCATTTCTTCTAGTTAAACCCTACCAAATAATCTTCGTTGATCGTCCTAGTAGCTAGGGTCTAATATAAGGTATGAagtggatgtggttgagttttggTGGGttactttttttgttttatatccttacttcgaataatttttaatgtgaAATCTATTTCACTTTTCggttttttccttctttttttttttgtttttgaagcatTGACCCCATTATGAAGCACTTGTTCTATTTTTCACAATACAATTCTAAAGCtgtagagaaaaagagagaatctctcTGTATGAGTCCTCACTTGAAAgctaaagaaaaagagagaaaaagttgtagagaaaaaaagaaaatctctaCATGGGTCATttcaagaggggtattttggaaaaatagattactgttatggtatatttgtttaagttttaaaatcaataacatatatgtatatacagattaaaataaggctaaaaattttaattttccattaatttaAGTACAATTAAGCTGAGTTCGTTTATCTTccaatttatgaatttattttggtttaagTGCAGATGTTGGAGACACCCCTTCATCTTTCTGCTGGTAACAACAAGACAAATATAGTTAAATTTCTGCTTGATTGGAGAGGAGATGATAAAGTTGACTTGGAAGCAAAAAATACGGTATGTCTTCTTCAGTAAATTTGACACGGAAGCGAAAAAAtgctaataaaaataaaaaatctgttATATGGTTTGCGTTTTTGATCTGTTGAGTTTTGCAGTATGGAGAAACTCCATTGCATGTAGCAGCCAAGAATGGGTGCAACGAAGCTGCACGATTACTTCTTGCTCATGGTGCTCTTATCGAAGCCAAAACCAAGGTgcttttatatgaaattatagCTTATATTCTCGTTTAGAAATACTTTCCTTCAAAAATGTGACAgtgatatatttttcttcatttttttccccATTTTTACATGCAGTATGGAGTGACACCATTAATGCTTTCTGTTTATCACTCACTTCGAGCTGAAGACTGCTCAATTGTCAGGACATTGCTCGAGCATAATGCTGATTGTGATGCTACAGATGatgtatgtattttatattcaaaaataataaattttttttcttgctaaatattagtaatttaaGTAACTATGAATGCAGGAGGACATGAATCCTGTAGATCATCTTTCAAAAATCCAAGAAAGTGGGAAGTTGCGTGATTTATTACTGTCTCATCAGCAAGAGCAACGAAAGACAAAGGTACAAGAAGCAATTAGCAAGCAAAACGAAAGAATGGATGCCCTTGAAAAGGAGCTATCAAATATTGTTGGTCTGGATGAACTCAAAACGCAACTTCGGAAATGGGCAAAGGGCATTCTTTTGAATGAGAGGCGCAAGGCCATTGGACTGAAAAACGTCACAGCTGGAAGACTTCCTCACATGGCATTTCTAGGAAATCCCGGAACCGGTAAAATTGTTGCTTACTTTATCAATCAATGTTGCTGCTggaaccctaaaccctaaactgaatcttttgtttaattaaatatctaattaaagaatattttcatTTGGATAGGTAAGACTATGGTGGCTGGAATCCTTGGAAGACTACTCCATAATGTGGGAATTTTGCAAATCGGCAATGTGAAAAAAGTTGAAAGGGCAGATTTAGTAGGTAAATATATTGGCCAAACTGGATATAAGACTAGGGAAAAGGTACACGACTTTCTTACCATATCATATGTTCCATACAAAACGCATAATATCTTAGCAACATATATTAGATTGTATGGTTTATTTTAAccaaaataatagtaataataataatttcatatacaGATCCAAGAAGCCGAGGGGGGTATTCTTTTTGTGGATAAAGCATATCGACTAATACTAGAGGAGGGAAGTTGTCGTGACTATGGATTAGAAGCCTTAGAAGAGATCATGTCTTGTATGGACAATGGAAAAGTTTTGGTCATATTTGCTGGCTACATTGAAGCAATGGAACGTGCAATATCTTCCAATGAAGGATTCAGCAGAAGGGttactaatatttttcattttaaagatCTGAGTTGCGAAGAATTAGCAAATGTTCTTCATCTGAAGATGCATAATCAAGCGAAGAATAGCTTGTTGCAAGGGTTTAAAttgcattcttcttgtactATAAATGCCATTTCAGAGCTAATAAAGAGAGAGACAATTAAAACGCAGCGTATGAAAATGAATGGAAGTTTAGTggatataatgttaaataatgcTAAGAGGAATTTGGATGTTAGGATTAGTGATGATTGTACAGAGAGGGATGAATTCCTTACGATCAAATTAGAGGACTTTGAAGCAGCTGTGAAGTTTCTACCCCAATAAAAGTTTGGCATAATACaacttattttcttaaaattaaacatcTTTTCTAGCGTCTGAATGTTATCCTATGGCTATGTGGCCGTTTGTGTATGTTTCGTTGTTAGGAAATTTTAACTTGTATTTGCAATAATATTTGAAGTACTTGGGATGATGAAATAAATTTCTACTCATTCTTTGTAGTTCTTAGTTTTGCCTTTTAGGTAAGTTTGTTTCATTATTAATCGCAGacttttaaatctaattttagaTATCTATTTACAATCATTTTTGGATTCCTATTATGACAAGATCGTTCCATCCCTCTAATCTCATAATATCTTAACACTCTTATGAgacttagaaagaaaaaatgcaTCTTGCaaaattgtttagaa
It contains:
- the LOC123192781 gene encoding protein CfxQ homolog; the protein is MENHEDTQSSGSEKHTTIHCCAESGDIDAFEKLLQDNPALLNERNAIMLETPLHLSAGNNKTNIVKFLLDWRGDDKVDLEAKNTYGETPLHVAAKNGCNEAARLLLAHGALIEAKTKYGVTPLMLSVYHSLRAEDCSIVRTLLEHNADCDATDDEDMNPVDHLSKIQESGKLRDLLLSHQQEQRKTKVQEAISKQNERMDALEKELSNIVGLDELKTQLRKWAKGILLNERRKAIGLKNVTAGRLPHMAFLGNPGTGKTMVAGILGRLLHNVGILQIGNVKKVERADLVGKYIGQTGYKTREKIQEAEGGILFVDKAYRLILEEGSCRDYGLEALEEIMSCMDNGKVLVIFAGYIEAMERAISSNEGFSRRVTNIFHFKDLSCEELANVLHLKMHNQAKNSLLQGFKLHSSCTINAISELIKRETIKTQRMKMNGSLVDIMLNNAKRNLDVRISDDCTERDEFLTIKLEDFEAAVKFLPQ